A single Oleidesulfovibrio alaskensis DSM 16109 DNA region contains:
- the lysA gene encoding diaminopimelate decarboxylase: MSNVRSAVTDELDFYGLSTPMELVETYGSPLYVYNENVLRRRCRELKGLSSHPGFRVNYSAKANANLSLLRIIRSEGLVVDAMSPGEIAMHLAAGFTPDEITYVCNNVSAEELRNAVDHGLLVSVDSLSQLDLLGQVNPGGKVMIRINPGIGAGHHKKVVTGGKETKFGIGPDDGDAVRRILKRHNLTLAGLNQHIGSLFMEPDSYLEAVEFLLREAEQWDSLEVIDFGGGFGIPYRKYEKQPRLDMEATGRMLDDCIGRWAERTGYNGRFMIEPGRYVTAECGVVLGTVHAVKNNGERRFAGTDLGFNVLQRPVMYDAFHDVEIYREDGVPQQETMQQTIVGNICESGDIMAAARDLPEIQEGDIIAMLDAGAYGFAMSSSYNQRLRPAEVLVDKDGRDRLIRRRETLDDLLACFPEHAEKTGGSVRVAGGRG; the protein is encoded by the coding sequence ATGTCGAACGTTCGTTCCGCCGTGACAGATGAACTGGATTTTTACGGGCTTTCCACACCCATGGAGCTGGTGGAAACCTATGGCAGCCCGCTGTACGTGTATAATGAAAACGTACTGCGCCGCAGATGCCGCGAATTGAAAGGGTTGAGCAGTCATCCGGGGTTCCGGGTCAATTATTCGGCCAAGGCCAATGCCAATCTTTCGCTGCTGCGCATTATCCGTTCCGAAGGACTGGTGGTGGATGCCATGTCTCCCGGCGAAATCGCCATGCATCTTGCGGCGGGATTCACGCCCGACGAAATAACCTACGTCTGCAACAACGTTTCTGCCGAAGAACTGCGCAATGCTGTCGATCACGGTCTGCTGGTCAGCGTGGACTCTCTGTCGCAGCTTGATCTGCTGGGGCAGGTGAACCCCGGCGGCAAGGTGATGATCCGCATCAATCCAGGCATCGGCGCGGGACACCACAAAAAGGTTGTCACCGGCGGCAAGGAAACGAAATTCGGCATAGGGCCGGACGACGGCGATGCCGTGCGCCGCATTCTCAAGCGGCACAACCTGACTCTTGCAGGGCTTAACCAGCACATCGGTTCGCTGTTCATGGAGCCGGACAGCTACTTGGAAGCCGTGGAGTTTCTTCTGCGCGAGGCGGAACAGTGGGATTCGCTGGAGGTCATCGACTTCGGCGGAGGATTCGGCATTCCGTACCGCAAATATGAAAAACAGCCCCGGCTGGACATGGAAGCCACGGGCCGCATGCTGGATGACTGCATCGGCAGATGGGCGGAACGCACGGGATACAACGGACGCTTTATGATCGAGCCGGGCCGCTATGTGACCGCTGAGTGCGGCGTGGTACTGGGTACCGTGCATGCCGTCAAAAACAACGGCGAACGCCGCTTTGCCGGTACAGATCTCGGGTTCAACGTTCTGCAGCGTCCGGTCATGTACGACGCTTTTCATGATGTGGAGATATACCGCGAAGACGGTGTTCCGCAGCAGGAAACCATGCAGCAGACCATCGTGGGCAATATCTGCGAATCAGGCGATATCATGGCTGCCGCCCGCGACCTGCCCGAGATACAGGAAGGCGACATCATCGCCATGCTGGATGCCGGAGCCTACGGTTTTGCCATGAGTTCCAGCTACAATCAGCGTCTGCGTCCGGCCGAAGTGCTGGTGGACAAAGACGGCCGCGACCGGCTTATCCGCCGCCGCGAAACTCTGGACGACCTGCTGGCCTGCTTTCCGGAGCATGCGGAAAAGACCGGCGGGTCTGTGCGGGTGGCAGGCGGACGGGGCTAA
- a CDS encoding aminotransferase class I/II-fold pyridoxal phosphate-dependent enzyme, with the protein MAYAALNARLRALTAAGLYRRRICQESRQGKWVTVDGRQLLNFASNDYLGLAADTDWQAQVARCFAQHPPSASASALAGGHSRTIRAAEESLAEYFGYAECVLLPSGYQANLALLQALAFCGDTVLYDKRIHASTAAAVRAGAATPCGFRHNDTRHLARRLEKTDKPDSTGTKVILVESLYSMDGDSPDFAALHRIKERHNAILVADEAHAFGVLGTEGRGLATGSADMAVGTLGKALGLFGAFILLPRGGTELLCNLASPFIHSTALPDAHAACAAMLPRRIARMEEQRDRVARLSRLMRTELQGLGLPVHGTAHIITLETGDEALTSRTAAALRQHGILALAARHPTVPARRAVIRLGMTALHSARDVEVCVRSLTTILRGIV; encoded by the coding sequence ATGGCTTACGCGGCATTGAACGCGCGGTTGCGGGCACTGACGGCCGCAGGACTGTACCGCAGACGCATCTGTCAGGAATCCCGTCAGGGAAAATGGGTGACCGTGGACGGCAGGCAACTGTTGAATTTTGCCTCAAACGACTATCTGGGACTGGCAGCGGATACAGACTGGCAGGCTCAGGTGGCCCGCTGCTTTGCACAGCATCCCCCGTCCGCCTCTGCTTCGGCTCTGGCGGGGGGGCACTCGCGCACCATCAGGGCCGCCGAAGAATCACTTGCCGAATATTTCGGCTATGCGGAATGCGTGCTGCTGCCCAGCGGTTATCAGGCCAATCTGGCCCTGCTGCAGGCGCTGGCCTTTTGCGGCGATACAGTGCTGTACGACAAACGCATCCATGCCAGCACTGCAGCAGCCGTACGCGCCGGTGCCGCAACGCCCTGCGGTTTCCGCCACAACGATACACGGCACCTTGCCCGCAGGCTGGAAAAAACGGACAAGCCGGACAGTACGGGCACAAAAGTTATTCTGGTGGAATCGCTGTACAGTATGGACGGCGACAGTCCGGACTTTGCCGCACTGCACCGGATCAAGGAACGGCATAACGCCATACTGGTGGCAGACGAGGCGCACGCCTTCGGCGTGCTGGGCACAGAAGGCAGAGGGCTGGCAACCGGCAGTGCCGACATGGCTGTGGGCACGCTGGGAAAAGCGCTGGGACTGTTCGGTGCATTCATTCTGCTGCCGCGCGGCGGAACAGAATTGCTGTGCAATCTGGCGTCGCCCTTCATTCACTCCACGGCACTGCCCGACGCGCACGCCGCATGCGCGGCCATGCTGCCCCGGCGCATTGCACGCATGGAGGAACAACGCGACCGTGTGGCCCGGCTGAGCCGTCTCATGCGGACGGAACTGCAGGGGCTGGGGCTGCCTGTGCACGGCACAGCGCACATCATCACGCTGGAAACAGGCGACGAAGCACTGACAAGCCGGACAGCTGCCGCGCTGCGGCAGCACGGTATTCTGGCACTGGCGGCACGGCACCCCACCGTGCCCGCACGAAGAGCCGTCATACGTCTGGGCATGACGGCTCTGCATTCGGCCCGCGACGTAGAGGTATGCGTGCGGAGCCTTACGACGATCCTGCGAGGTATTGTATGA
- the bioD gene encoding dethiobiotin synthase, which produces MNHREPMPLHLFVTGTDTGAGKTVVSLLLLKVLHGRGHMPRYFKPLQTGCISPSDADSDARFIHNYHEPLRNIAPEHSTGLCFKSPKAPLYAARDEGRGIEAETVLRRLASLRREKAPLVAEGAGGLLVPVTPHATVIDIIEQSGMRPVLVARTGLGTINHTLLSLEVLRLRNIKPAGIVFVEARDEPTPAAMIQENMDAVSAFSGISVSGVVPHISDFHSPPPQALAVVERLVDGML; this is translated from the coding sequence ATGAATCATCGTGAACCGATGCCCCTGCACCTGTTTGTCACAGGAACGGACACCGGTGCGGGAAAAACCGTGGTCAGCCTGCTGCTGCTTAAAGTTCTGCACGGGCGCGGGCACATGCCCCGTTACTTCAAACCGCTGCAGACCGGCTGTATTTCTCCCTCGGATGCGGACAGTGACGCCCGTTTCATCCATAACTATCATGAGCCGCTGCGGAACATTGCGCCGGAACATTCCACGGGGCTGTGCTTCAAGTCTCCCAAGGCTCCGCTCTATGCCGCACGCGACGAAGGCCGCGGCATAGAGGCGGAAACCGTCTTGCGCAGGCTGGCATCCCTGCGCAGGGAAAAGGCGCCCCTCGTGGCGGAAGGAGCAGGCGGGCTGCTGGTACCGGTAACCCCGCACGCCACCGTTATCGATATTATCGAACAGTCGGGCATGCGGCCCGTACTGGTGGCCCGCACGGGGCTGGGCACCATCAACCATACGCTCCTTTCACTGGAGGTGCTCAGGCTGCGGAACATAAAACCGGCAGGGATTGTGTTTGTCGAGGCAAGGGATGAACCCACGCCCGCAGCCATGATTCAGGAAAACATGGACGCCGTGTCCGCATTTTCCGGAATATCCGTCAGCGGCGTTGTGCCGCATATTTCTGATTTTCATTCACCGCCCCCGCAGGCTCTGGCCGTCGTGGAGCGGCTTGTGGACGGGATGCTTTAG